Below is a genomic region from Raphanus sativus cultivar WK10039 chromosome 4, ASM80110v3, whole genome shotgun sequence.
AAAGGTTAAAATCAGTTTTCTCTATTGAGTATTGGAATCCATCAAATGCGATGCCTTTCTCtcaacttttttgaaaattgtatATATTCGTTTTCGTGTTTTTAGCATATGATctctctgtgtgtgtgtgtctttgGATATTATATTCAGACAAGTGGTTATGATCTGTGTTACGAAatgttgttctttttttttttggttatgtcTGGAAAAGGTGTAGACTTTATGAGTCTCTGTTTTTTGGCACAATTTTTGGATATTATATTCAGACAAGTGGTTATGATCTGTGTTACGAAATGattcatctgttttttttttcatctgtaTACGGGGCTGTGTGTGCAGGAAGTTCTTGCAAATGAGAAGGCGCAATCATCGAATCATGTGAATGAGGAGGTTGATCTTGATGATCTCATGGATGTAAGTGCACAACTGTTTCTTGCtatttttgagtattttgaAGCTTCTGTCTCTAACGGTGGTGTTGACTCTCATGTTCTGTAGGATCCAGAGCTAGAAAAGTTGCACGCTGATAGGATTGCTGCACTCAAGGTTGTTGATAAACTTTTCCCACTTGCTTACTTTTTTATTGGTTATGAACTAAAAATCTCTATCTGAACTGGAGCAGAGAGAAGTTGAGAAGAGAGAAGCGTTCAAAAGACAAGGACATGGTGAATATCGAGAGGTAACCGAGGGTGATTTCTTGGGGGAAGTCACCACGAGTCCCAATGTTATTTGTCATTTCTACCACAAGGAGTTTTACCGCTGCAAGTAaacatctctctcttcttttttttttatcttctgtTTATGTGAGCTCATACAAAACCTAATGTATATATTAGGATTATGGACAAGCATCTGAAGACTCTTGCCCCTAGACATGTGGACACTAAGTTCATTAGAGTTGACGCAGAGGTCAGTCAACCAActttactaaaaaaaaagatagataaaAATGGGTTGTGAAACTAATGCTTAGGTGATGATGATATAAATGCAGAATGCTCCTTTCTTTGTCACGAAACTAGCAATAAAGACCTTGCCTTGCGTTTTGCTTTTCAGGTTTCATCTCTTTCGGTTCTTTCTTACATTACATGGCTTGTTGCCTAGGCTATTTTTACTGATTGAATATGGcttttttttatcattctaCTCAGCAAGGGAATTGCGATAGATAGGCTTGTTGGGTTCCAGGATCTTGGCACAAAGGATGATTTCACCACTACCAAATTGGAGAACGTTCTGATTAAAAAAGGTATGGTGGACCGACCACACATCCATCTTTTTGAGTAATTAAAGTGTTCATATAGAGTATTGTTATTCTAAAATGTGGAGAATTATTTAAAACAGGAATGCtcagcaagaagaagaaagaggaagatgatgaagatgctGAATACCAAGAGAGCATAAGGCGTTCGGTTAGGTCTTCAGAGAATCTGGACTCTGACTCTGACTGATCAACCAGCTTTACCTCACAGATTTTTGCATTGCTGCTTGTCTCTGCTTTGCCTTTTGCTCTTTTGTTATATGTTACTAGAAAAGGACATTTCGACATATTATCCCAACTGTTAAATGCTACATGACTTTGTATGTAATGCACCATGTTTATTGTTGCTGACACAAACATTCCAACGGTTTGCTTAAAAACGTTGCCATAAATCAGGTCATGTGTGGTAGTGTTTTCGTCCACACACTAAAGCCAACATCTTCAATCTGGTCGCCACGAGTCAGAGAAAGACCAAGTTTTCTGACTTCACTGAGCTTGCACCCATCCGCAGTTTGTCGTGTCAAGTACAAGGAGTTTCTTGAACAAGACAATCACCATGTCATGAATCTTGCAAGTAAAGATGGGTCCACTACATGTTTTTGTTAACAACTTCTACTAGACACCAATTCGTGAGTCCTGAAAAGCAACCTTCTCCATTATCAATTTCTCAATATGACAAACCCTTCTCCAATCCATCCATGTACTAGTTGCTATAACACATGACATGATTAAAACctcattttttttcatttagtgAAAGTTTCTTTGAATTTCTATCAGTGAAAACGCAAAacttgtgtttttattttattttattccatAATTATTTAACTGGTAAAATTCTTGGGGAATGAAGTTTTTAACACAGTGCCACCATTCAACATATTACTAATCACAACCGaaattttattagattatttatgaaatcaactttttatattatttaactatatgataatgaaaatttaaactactaaataaataattattattttcatattatttaattatacgATGGTGAAATTTTGTAttataacaaattaattttatcaaCTTTTTTAATAGACTAAATAATGTATATAAGATTTAACATTATTTATATTCCACCATTTTGCTAAATTTATCCAGTTATATAAAACTATTCTGCAGTTCTGGTTATACAACCTCGTTAACAATCAGAACCctcaattttgtatttttatcagcaaaatcacaaaatttacattttttatttgatttaacaAATTTTCTTAATTAGTAAAATTGTTGCGGAAAAGTGTTTTAAATGCAATTTCGACATTCAGCAGGTTAGCAATCGGCCATGAGGGCCATCACGTGCTATGGAGCTTTTCATGTGTAAGCAGCGTTCTATCTTGATCCATGTCTTGCTTACAAAACTGAAAAGTTCTATCATCTCAAAATAAACTATCAATAATTAATGCATGTTATTTAATAATCATCTTCTAATTTCACAAGTTACTTTCACTGGCTTCTAATAAGCTGTTCATCAACCTCTACGTTTTTCTTGACCTCCAAGTCTTTGCCCTGGGTGGCCTTGCCCTTGTTCTCCAATTCTTGCTCTTCCTTCCTAgcctcatcttcttcattttcgATCTTTTTGACTttcaagaactcaatcaaaccCTCAAGAATCCTATCAACATTCTCAT
It encodes:
- the LOC108851500 gene encoding thioredoxin domain-containing protein PLP3A, whose protein sequence is MDPDAVKSTLSNLAFGNVLAAAARDYKKEVLANEKAQSSNHVNEEVDLDDLMDDPELEKLHADRIAALKREVEKREAFKRQGHGEYREVTEGDFLGEVTTSPNVICHFYHKEFYRCKIMDKHLKTLAPRHVDTKFIRVDAENAPFFVTKLAIKTLPCVLLFSKGIAIDRLVGFQDLGTKDDFTTTKLENVLIKKGMLSKKKKEEDDEDAEYQESIRRSVRSSENLDSDSD